A region of the Drosophila subpulchrella strain 33 F10 #4 breed RU33 chromosome 3L, RU_Dsub_v1.1 Primary Assembly, whole genome shotgun sequence genome:
tttgaacGTCATTGTCTTAGAttcttacaaaataataacaaaataaataaaagaatagTTATATCTACCCAAAATCAGTTTCTAGAAGTATTTTTTacgattaaaaatatttaaaagactGTTCAACGTCATGATGAAATAATACTTTCCACACTCAAGAGGTTTTAAAAACATTCCATGAAACAAGTAccattttatttcataaacCTGAAATTACATCTATTATTTTGAGCACTGCTGTAAGCGCTGGAATAGTGAATATATTGCATTGTGCCATTGCTAGTGGATGAGCATGTACTGCGCCCTCCAATCTGtggatatatgtatatatagtgCCACGGTATCTACGGCTGCCGCTCTCCCCTGCCAATTGCTGCCACTCAGTCATGGGTGACAGTTATGGCTATATGGATATCGATATGGATATATGCCGGGTAACGTCTTCGGATTGCAGCTGTCaacgcagcagcagcaaattTCGCCCCGTCCTAAATGTGCTGCTTAGGAGTCGAGTGAGTGGAGATCCAGTGGATTGATGATGCTCCGACTGGCAGATGCAGTTGCAGTTCCAGTTGCACTTGGTCCTGCAGTGGGAGGTGCATAAATCACAGTCATGCACGTGTTAATATCCTTGAATGCGCTCGAGAGCTCCATTGTTGTCAGCGGATATCCAGCATACAAAAGGTAAATGGGAGTGCAAACGGTAGGGGAGTTATGCATCCTGTTTTCGGGGCGGACAAATGGCCATGGGTCAGGCCACAAATGATGTCAGGAAACGTATAACTTCCAAATGATTGGCAACACAATTATGCAGGCAATCCATAACCCAGTTCATGGCATTGAATTCAGAAACGTGGAGTAGGAAAGGGCGCCCTGTATGATCTACtgtatttaaaacaatatattaaCTATAGAAATCATCCAACATTTTCTGTTGGAATGGGAACCTAAAACTGCAtctctagattccataacttgagttttTGGATCCCTATTTTAAAGtgtgatacctctatgagtttgtggttgaattcttaAATGTTCTGCACTCAAATTATGCCTCTTAAAgagggtcaaaactttaacacattttcatgttcgattttttcgTATTTCCTATGATTTTCGGAATGGGACcacaaaactgcacttccaaaTTTCATAACTTCATTTATTGTATCCCGATTTTAAGGtgtgatacctctatgagtttgtggttgaattctctaatctttttcattcaaattttcctttttcaagagggtcaaaattttaaccaaTTTTTATGTTAGattttttcgtatttccaatggcttccGGAATGGGAACCTAAAACTGGACTTGTAGATTTCATAACTGGAGTTATTGGACTCCGATTTTGAAGTGTGGTACCTCTATGAGCTTGTGGTTAAATTCTCTAGTAATCTACATTACAATTTTCTTTATTAAAGAAGAAAACCAAGAGTGGGgtaagaaataaaaatgaatttccTGTAAAAGCCTTAAAAAACAACCATCATAAGCCCACACATGGCATTTAGTTCCCCGAAGAGCATGCTAGTGATGATGAGCCCACCCAGAACTTGAGTTCCAGAAGCGGGATAAAGTACTGCAGTTGCGTGTTGTCAAAGGGACACACCTGCTTGAAGCATTTGTAGCTGACGGTAAATGACATTCTTCACAGGAACCAGTACGAAATTGAACAGGGCCAGAAGATAGACCGTTCAATTAAGGCGCGTGGCTATTAAATAGAGCTCCAGCTCCTGTGCTACGTAGATTTCCTCATAAAACCTCTGCAACAGGGCCCGAAAGCGATCCTTGGGCCAGGCAAACTGAAAGCAGCGTATCTGCATTTCCACCAGAATCAGATATGTGGGCATGCCCATCAGCAGGCTGTCCATATCCTGTCAAATTGCTATCAGGTAATGAAAGTCCACCTCGTTGGTCAAAAAAGCCCAGGAAAATCAGCACCCTATCCACGAAAACGGTCCAGCTAGTCCGCCTTCAGCGGCCAGGCTATGTGGTTCAGGATTCGGTATAGGAACACCGGCCTGGGCATGGGGGCCAACTTTCCGCAGGGAAGACGGGCCTGTTGCGATGGCACAACATGACTGCTCCACGTCCCACTGGATGGACTCCCATTTATATTCTAATTTTAATTGCCGCCGGCCTgatgaaatattaaattcatGACCCAATCATAAATTATTCAGTTTCATTTGCGTTTgtcaaaataaagccgaaatcgaaaccaaaaccaaaagcCAGTCACAAAACCAGACCCGTTGCTGATTTGCTTTCGATTTGGAATTCCAATCAAGTGCCAAAGTTTGGAGTTAATTAAGGGGTGATTATTCAAGCTGTTGGGGATGGGTTCTACTTTTAAATCAAACGGTGTCTAAAAAAATCATTTGGCAATACAAATTTCTCTTTATATGctgaatttagttttaaattgCTGATAGTTATCAGTTTAATTTAAtagtttaataaaattaaataatattcaaGGTCGACAGCTAGTTGTCCTCTTAGAACTCCCCCCTggacaaatattatttaagatATGCTTAAATAACcctgtaatttaaaataataaattaattaataactcGCTGTACAAATATTATATAAGTTTACAATCACTTCACTTTAAAAAACCATATTCACTTTGAAAAGACTTAAATCTTATGGCTTCTAAAGAACATTTCgatagttttaaaattttaaatgatgaAACATAGTTAGGATGAAATAGGATTGTAACTCATTTAAAAACCTATAGTAGGTATTAAcaatgttattaaattttaagaacTACCCTGTATATTAAGAAACACTCAATCAGCTTATTGGAGTTTATTTAGATGAATATATTTATCTGCTTAGAAATCATATATTGATTGATTATAAAGCATTTATTTAAAGACTCATTGAAAATTCCAACGCCTTGCACCACTTTAAAGCGAAATCATTCTCCTAATCCACTTGCTTCATTGCTTTTTCCTCTCGACGGACGACCGCAAACAATCATTTTTATGATTATGCTAAAATAACACGGACATAATTccaataaaaacgaaattgcCCTGACACACTGACTGACAGCTCGGCCTTTGTGCGCCAGGTGAGCACCAGGCAGGATATCCAAGGCTCCAGGACTACCCAGAATTAGGGGGCAGGAGAAGAGGATACTCCCTCGAAGTATGCACCTGGGAGCAGCTGTCCATGTGTGGGTATGCCCCGGATCCTGGCCATATCAAAGGACGACCGAAAGGGCGTCGGAGCAGAGCAAATTCAATTCACTACTGTTGATTCTCCGCCCGTTGTTGTTCTTTTTGTTTGATAAAAGGATGAAAGGCTGAGGAAAGGCCAAACAACAGGAACGAAAAAAGAAAACcccaaataatattaatatgcaaattgagTTTTTTAGTTGAGTGATCTAAGCGGATAACCGAGGGCCAAGTCAAGGCGAACGCCAGTCTCAAGGGACCGACGACGAAGGATTCAGATGCGGATTCGAGTCCGGGTTGCGAACACGGATGGGGAGTCTCTCTTTGGggcattttgttttttgctttATTGATTGCCGGCGGGACGGCTCACGTATATATCTGGAGCACCAGTCGGTTTAAATGCGAGTTTCGAATCAATTGAaatcatattttattaaacGTTTACGGGGCCATTTCCCACAGCCGCCGCGGGTGTACGAATCTGCGAAAATATTTACCAGAAGTCACACTCACACTCCAACCATGCCAAAGAAGTAACCGCCGGCAGGGACGAACGCTTCAAATATAAACACATAAAAAACATTATACGTACGGGTACACATAAatccgtatctgtatctgcagcTGTATCCGTATCCGCAGCTGTGTGGACCGTGGGCAAACTCTGGGTTATGGAATTCTGCTGATTCGCCCGCTTCGATTTTTTGCGTGAAAACAAATTCCAAAAGAAATTGAAAACATCCAGACGCAGATTGAAAGCAAACGAGCAGCGATGGACGATGGCAAACAGAGAGACCTGCGAAAAGGCACGAACTGTCTGGGAAAAACCGCCCGAGGGATTGGCCAAATGTCACGCAACTTTCTGGCATATCTCGCGATTCCCGATTCTCGATTCTCGTTTTCCAACTCCAAAAATTCACAGCTACAGAATGGTGTTCAAACGGAAAGGCAAACCAAGACCAATGCCCCTGCCGCCAATTGATTTATAATTACGCGCACCAGCAAGGACGACCGGAAGTGGGCCAACAAAAGCCGTTTTGGCGGATTTGCTCAATTAGCCAGCTCAGACatgaaaccgaaaccgaaactgaGACCCAAAAGATCCAGAGGTTCCGATTGGTTTGCCTACTGGGAGATACACTGAGAATATACTCGAAATAAAAgcttaaataatataaaatatttaaaatgttttgagtTATTTCTGTAGTTCTGTAATTTCAATGTAAACTTTTAAAATagggaaaaataattttcaaaaaagtttTCAGCACGAAATTACTTATAAGATGACcataacatattttattttgaaaacattaaccaagaaaatttttaaaattcagtGTTCTTATTTCTGTGTccctttaatttttgtttatattttttaaataagaaaaaactATACTTAGGGCAGTTTTCAACCTGCAAAGCCGCCTCCGCCTTTTCcttttttgatttaaattaaGCTGCGCCTTCTTTGATTTTCAACGTTCCCTTCAACCTGTGGCACACGCGGCGTATGAGTGACCAGAAATTCTGCTTTTCACGAAAATCACCGCTTGTCCACCCACTATGtaaaatacatatatgcaAATTGGTTTATTTTCATATGGCAGGGAAGCCTAAGGCTCAACGGACCTCCGCACGTGTGTCCTCAGCATCGGCATCAGtctgataaataaaaaatcacAGGAAGGTAAAACAAAATATGATGATGTAGTTGGGGGATTGGTGGTGGCCATTGTCTAGACATAATTGGGAAACAGCTCCGAGATCTGGTCAGTGGAACAAAGGAAGGTATTTACTTTCCAAAAATTCTTTGAATTACACAGGTCTGTGCTGAAGtcattaaatttaatgaaaatgGTCTTAATTTCATAAAGCTTACAAGCATATACCAAGTAATTCCTAGAAAATCAGATATTTAACAGAAGCTTTTGGGAAACTGGTATGATTATAAATTTTACTGAATTTCATAAAAGGATTGACTTATTCTGCTTAAGGTccctttaaattttattgatCTAGAGCCTGATTTCCAAAaactatttataatattttttttccattgAAAAAACGATTTTAAATTCCTTTTCTTAATGATTTTTCAGAAAGGGTTGGCCTCTTTCCGCCTTAAAATCTTTTATATTCATCTCAAGTATACGCCCTTAAAAATTATTCGTCATGGTCTTTAAGCAATAACAAGATGTGTTTGAATAAATGCTTCACCACTTCAGCTcgatatattttatattcatatCAAATAAACGCAGTGATTTCCTATTTAGGGCATGATTTCCACATTATTAAagaaacataagcgaagtcacTTGAAGTATGTAAACGGGAAACGAAAAACAGagtaaaaaagggaaaattaAGGGGAATATAAACCGACAGTCGAGCAAACTCTTTTCCAAGAACCCCtgaataattaaaatgtcTATGGCAACGCACATCCCATCCCGCATTTGAGGAGAGACACACAGCCATGATGATCCGATTGAAATGCGGATGGGGCCAAGAAAGCTGCAAATCGAACACGCAGGTTTACATGCGCCTAATCCCGTTGTCAGCCGGATGGCCCTAGGCAACTGACTCCGATGCCATACCCCCTATTTCCACCTTCAAGGTCCTGTTCCTGGCGAAAGGCCTCAAGCATGTCCGTTATTTTGTTTACAAGAAAACATAAATCTCGGCTACTGCGGCCGGAGTATGTGGAGCATGGTATGTCTGTGTGCGGTCGAAAGGATTGCCGCTGCCGTGTGAAATGGAACATATCATCACATCCCCAGTCCACACATGTGCGGGCTTACGGGTTAGCCTCATCCCACCATCTCTGGCCACCCACCAAAAAAAAGGACCCAGCATGAGTGCCTTGGGTTCGGGATCCGGTGGGTGAGTTGGTGGGTTGTTGGGTGGATGGGTTGGTGGgctggttggttggttgggtggcaaaagctttggtttgcACGCGTCAACTGTAAAATCCTTTTGACATGCAGCCGGCTACTCTTTGGTCCGAAACTGGCCATAAAAAATGGGCTTTGCAAGCTGGGAATCCAATTATGAAGAATTTTAAACTATGTAGCGTGAACAGGACACTTAAAGTGGGCAAAAAGGGAAACCGAGCCAAAGCCAGGTTATTAGCGGATGTAGCCGTTTGTATATCCCGGAGTGGGCGATTGAGTGTGtggtgtgtgtctgtgtgggCAAGTTATTAAAAGGAAGCAAGTTCTGACAGGTCACAATCAGTCAAGGGCTCCCAGCTGAGCTCCTCCACCGAACGTCTCACTGTATATAAAAATTGACGTGAAATTTATACGGCATTCCCGGGTTTTCGGGTTTGCCAGTTGAAGAAAAAATATAGCAACAATCCATAAAGTAAATGTAGCATTTAAACAAACAAACCAGGCGACATCAGAGTTAGAAGGGGGGGGCTGGAGGATCCCAATCCCGACCAGGAGCTGTGACAAAACACTGGAAGGGAAGCCAAAACTGACAGTGACAACTGGCTGGAGTGACGGGGAGCACAAGGAGCAGCGTTGATGATGCTGCTGCCCCATCCCCGAGTGGTAGGAAAAAATTGACATAAGCGGATATGTTACCCAGCGCCTTTCCGGAGCGTGTTGGGGCGTTCCTTTTTTTGGGATGTGTGTGggaaagtgggcgtggcactgccCCACATAGGCGGCGGCTGCATGAGCAGTGAGCAGATAAATTAATGCGATTTTTCATGTTGCATGCTTGAGTTTGATTTATGCAATTATATGTCTCTATATGTGGGTGCCGGAGCATGTGTAGCCGTATCCCCGGACTGCGTGAGTGCGGGTGACAGACAACTTTTGTCAAATACGTCTAAAAGCAgtcattttttatatttgatatAAAGCGGAAATGCTAAGAACATTTCCGGTTCGTTACCCACGCGCGATGTGAGCTTAGTGAAATAAGTTGCCGTACAGGGAATACCCTTTAAATTGGTCGGGGGAACATGTTATGGTGccaaatatttatacaatataaaatacattttatatatgGCTTGGCTAAAGAAGCATTTTatgtttgaatattttttttttgatcttTAAATTCACtatttaaatgaatttaagATATTGTATTTCCTGAGACTAAGAAATTTGAAAGTATTCCGGTTAAAATTATAGACTTTTCTAACATTAGTTTATTAAATAAAGGCTTAATATTAATTGTTATGTTaaataagtttaaaaaaaaggtaaaTCAAAATCAGAATTTTGAATATAAAGTACAAACTTATTCCCCAAGGACTTTGTTTAAAGAGGTTATCGAGCtctacaatattttaaatatatctaaatcaaaaaaaaacttgatAAATTACAAACTTATTAAGAGTTATAAACTATTAAGTTACTTTATTCCTCTTTACATTTTCGACCCATGGGCTTTTTACTTTACTCCACATAAGGAAGTAACAATTAAGGGTATTGCATCAACAATCGAGTCTGGAGTAGAGAGTCTGGCCCATGTTAATTTGTCATGATGCCACTTGCTTACTAGTTCTGCTTGTGGTCCACTCATCCGCCGGACAGCCAGGAATACTCGTGCTGCATACGGAAATTACACAACAAATGGACTTTGGAAGCTGGTACTGGTACTCCTCTTCGTGCTGCGTGCTCCGGGAATCAGGAGAACAACCTGAAATCTGGTCAAATCCGATTAAATGCAAATGGCCCCGCAGCCCCCAATGCACGAATGTATGTATGCACACACATCCATAGCGCAGATTAGTTGCGTAAGTTATCAGTGGGGAGTTAAAGGAGtaaaggaggaggaggaggaggaggaggtggccTAGGTGGCACAGGTGGCACCAGATTTGAGTGGTTGCTCTGCAGCAATCGTCAGTCAGGCAAACACTGCAGCGATTCCCAGTGGCCAAGCGGTTATACGACTAATTAATATTTCAATGGCCGATCCGGTTGCATGTCTCTGCGAGGCTTTAAGCCATATCCAGTGGAAGTTTGAAAACTGCTGCTGCCAAATAGCTGAATAGTAGAATAGCTGAGCATGGCAACTCATTTCGGCCATTAATGGCCGATGGTTTGTGGAGTAAAAAGGCGAGAGTCGGTGGTCGGGAGTCGTGAGTCGCCGTTTCAAAAGGAAATGACAGCCATTTCCATTTTTAGCTCCGCTTGGGAAAGCTAGCAACTGGCGCGCCGGCAAGGAGCTCTCTTTAAACTGGAGCTACACAAATTGCTTGCTTAAAAACATGcgctaacaaaaaaaaaaattcccaGCCAACATCCTCGCATCCCCAGTATTTGAACATTGTCGCAAGGCATCAGCATCAGAATTTTATGTAGCGCGTTTCCCTGCTAccccaaaaaagaaaaggcCACTAGACGACGGGGAAAATAAAAACGCCACTTCCGTTTTATTTgcgcaaaattaaataaaccgAAATATGGCTGACCATATTGGCGCATAATgggcaaaaatatttttttcattaaTGTCCCATGCCCCAGCGGAGTAGatggcaaaataaataaataagcggAGCCAAAAAGGAAAGCCGAAAAGTAAAAGCTCCGGTCTGCGACCAGCTTATTGTGTGTCAATATTTGGTTGACCGGGCCAACGGATCCAGTTTGGTGGCTAAGTGAGTGCCTGGCCAACATCATGCGGAGgtggaataataaaatcattttaataGTTTCACTGCCCGCAGTTTGATCGGGCTTTATGGGGCtcaatgaaattaaaatgagGAGTGGCTCCTTTAATGTTGTCCACATTCTTTTATATCACAAATGCGTTTAAATTCCCGGACTTTGATCTCATTTAAATACGTGTTTTACGGATCTAGAAAATGGAACagtttaatttttcaaaccatttaatatttaagaatTCGTGCAAGCTTATGTAAATACAAAGCCTCCAAAAGTCGGcttaaaaaatcattttaatcttacaaacaaaaaaatgtatttaattgatatttaaaaaatgtaatatattgtTTGAATATATTTGGGATTTTCcgtaaaaactaaaaaataccCTTTCTAGAGCTTGACGATAAGGTAATTCTTAGGAAAAGCTGTGAACAATCTTTTAATCAGAATTTCTacatacaaaaataatatacttaTATGCTGCTATATATGTTATAgctttaaaatgttaaaaacttACTATATAAAATAGTATAGTCATTGAATTTTCAACACCTCTCGTAATTTCCCTTTCATCAGCTGACAAGTGTCCCACTCAGGCTACTCCTCCCACCAGACGTCCTCATCTGAAGGATAGTTAAGCTGCTTCAAAGCGATATTAGATGAAAATTTGTGTAAGCCGTAAAGAAAAAGCCCATTGAACCAGAGTGTGAGACGATTGCCAATCGAATTTAATGCGCATTTCTTTTTAAAGTGCCAACAGCTGGGGACACACACACAATCCCCCCAGCCAGCCAAGAAGGCTTCTTTTGTCAACAGCAGGGTATAAGGAGGAGAATCCACCCGAATCCCAGGCAGCACCCACTCGGGAGCAACCCAGCGAGCCGCACTAATCAACACAATTACGGAGCAGTCGAAGGAAAACTTTTCTAATTGGATATGAAGACGCGCACATGCGTTTCTTTAAAGGAATTTCACTCCATCTGCCGAGGGTCCAAATATTGTTATAAGAAAATGGCTCGAGACAAGCATCTCGGCTCCGCGCCGCTCCAAGTTCCAAGATCCAACTCCAATTCCCATTTTAGGCATCGCATCTCCGCCGGCTGAAATGCTTtgacaaattatttttaagccaATTTACAACTTGAGAAAAAGTATCAGGAAAACatatcacaccacacacacagGGGCGTTAAGTTGGGTGGCTGGGGGTTGGGTGTTTGTGTAGGTAAAGCAAATATAATGCGAGGGATAAAAGTGTAAAGTTGACAACCCAGGCACATTACTCACCCGAGGTGCCAGCCATCCGGCCATCGGGGAGCAGGGGTAGCATTAAAATAACCAGCCAACCGATTCAACGTCAAGCTAGAGCCCTGAAATGAGCATGGCCAAGAGAAATGGTAATGCGGCTGGTCGAG
Encoded here:
- the LOC119552532 gene encoding LOW QUALITY PROTEIN: odorant receptor 74a (The sequence of the model RefSeq protein was modified relative to this genomic sequence to represent the inferred CDS: inserted 7 bases in 4 codons; substituted 2 bases at 2 genomic stop codons), which translates into the protein MLEAFRQEQDLEGGNRGGTWSSHVVPSQQARLPCGKLAPMPRPVFLYRILNHIAWPLKADXSWTVFVDRVLIFLGFFXTNEVDFHYLIAIXQDMDSLLMGMPTYLILVEMQIRCFQFAWPKDRFRALLQRFYEEIYVAQELELYLIATRLNXTVYLLALFNFVLVPVKNVIYRQLQMLXKQVCPFDNTQLQYFIPLLELKFWVGXIITSMLFGELNAMCGLMMVVF